The Papaver somniferum cultivar HN1 chromosome 6, ASM357369v1, whole genome shotgun sequence genome segment GTTATAGATGGCATCAGAAGCATTTGATGATGAGGCCATTGAGCTTAACAATTGGATTGAATAATTGGTTTTGCAAAAGATAACAATAGATTTTCTGGGTTTTTTGAGGTAGATATACAGTTCCAATTTTGATAGCAGGGAACTTCGGGGCttatgagttctttgagaatctAAAGAATCATGGGATAGTATATAAATGATATTCCAGTCAAGATAAAGATTTGAATTTTGCCAAGTGTTTGCCATGCTAATGACTTGGAATTGAAGAAAGAAGCAGTAGAAATTACTTGAGAAGAAAGCTGAGCTTCGACCTTGAAGAACCAAAAGAATGATTACTGACAGCAACAAACTGCAGAGAGGCGTGTGGATATAAGTTTATTGCACGGGAGATTGATGAATACGAGGCGTTTACAGAGATTGAATCCCACCAAACTGAATAAAAATTTGAGAATCTTCTTTCACTGATAATGATTTGTAGAATAAGAATATATGAATTAGGTCACCACCGCTTCAATTGCTTCAGCAAGGAAACCCTATTCCTCCCAATCAGACTTGGGAAAGGAGAGAAGGGATGAAATCTGAAAACAGACGGATTCACAAGAAAAACCGTGTTAATTAGCTCGAGATAATCATAAATTAAAGAAAATTATCGAGACCTGTAGCAACTAAGGTTCCTCGTTTCTGTAGAGAAAAAAACAGGAGCTTAAGACATTAACATAAAAACAAAATCGAAATAGGGATTGAGTATTCAATGTAAACAAGAGAAAAGACGATCATAGATTTGCAGGAAGAACACTTAATTGATAGATTTGCGGGAAGAACACTTAATTGATAGTTCTGAATATCCGACACTTGCTACATATATATGATCATGTAACCACACATGCACACCAAATTAAGCATATTTATGGCCATTAAATGGATTAACCCCGAAATTTTTTTATGGCTCAAGAGCATGGCATGCTCGACAAGCCCATAAAATTGACCTGAAAATTCTCCACCCAAACCATGATCGTGCTGAtctactttttttcttctttgtcttGATTTGCTTTTTTGTTTTCGGCTTTTGATGAACGGCCACTATCTCAATTTTCTTATTCCGGCACATATCTGTTGTAGCTGTTAAAATTGGTGCCGGTTTTATAAATTGCCACTTCGATTTTGGCATAGTGGAAGGTTGTACTCGGACTGGCTTCTTGGTGGTGGAATTCTTGCTGGCCCCAACAATAGGTTTTGATTTGGCACTGACAAGATCAATGTGATCACCACTACATAATGAATACTTCAATGTCGGATTGGGGCTTAATGCATGGCTTATCGGACTACTAGTTTGAGTAGTACTGCTACTACTGCTGAAACTGCTTCTACTGTTGTTGCTATTGCTTCGAGATGCCCATGTAAACGAATCTTTACTTCTAATGCTGCCGGTACGACTTGTCCGAGTTGAAGAATCTGTACTTGAAAATGACGGGAAAACATGAGGTAGAAGTTGGCCGTTGAAGAACAATAAATCAGCCGGAGAATTCTTGCATGAATCGCTTGTTGGCGAGTCTGGTGTAATCGATCCAAATTCAAAATCGGATTCTTGTTCATCTTGTTGATGTTGAAATGACTCATTTTCGGACGAGAATGAAAATGTATCATCAACATTGACAGGGAGAGTAGGATTCTTCTGTTCTTGGTGATCTATAGTAGGGGTCTTCTGTTCTTGGTGATGGAGAGCGGGATTCTTCTGTTCTAGGTGAACTAGAACAGgactcttcttctgttcttccatGTTTTTGCCTTGGTTATTTGATATGATGAGCAGTATGTAAGAAGAGTCTATGATGAAGTTGTATATATAAATAGAAGCTTGATGGCATTGAAAACCAAAAGTTTAGATGGTCCAAAATACATGAAAAGCCACGTGGAAGTATCTAGGCTGTTGTTTGGGAAAGATATACACTGATGCGTGGAGGAAATGATGGTATGATACTTGACAACTCAGTATCATTGATTCTCATATACTTTAGTGTCTTCTTCAGTAGTGAGTATTATATGATTGGCAGATTTTATTCTAGTTTTTCATTCAAGGAAAGGGGACTACTGGGGATAATCTGGCATCCTTATTGTCGGAATCATAATCATGGCATCTGCGTCCCTTGTGTCTCGAGGCGAATTCAATTACTTAATATATCCCTCTTTCACTAGTTAAATAGCTTACCCTCAGAAATTAAGGCTCGCGCAAGAGATGCTGATGCTAAATCCTTGTGTTGCGTTGAACTAAACCTGAACTAAGAATTGCGGATGGAGTTTCAGATGCATAGTCTCACAAGAATTAACTAAAATGTTGTTCTACCGACAAAAGGAAAGCTCGGGTTTTCTTCTGGCTTCAGGGGCAACTGCAGTAGAAACACTAAAGCCCCGCACATATTATTGATTATGTACATCGCGTGACAGTCCATGCATGCGCCTTGCTTTATAACGTACTCTATGATTTAATTATGCCGGACACAAAATTTCAATGTGTTGGCATAATGGCATTGGACTTGTCACTTGCATCATAAATGAAGCACCATTACATCATGGCTTGATAGGGCCAATATGGCAACGTCAATGATATTCCTCAATGCAGCGATGTAGCTATTTCTTTCTGGGTGGTATACTGTAAAGCAACCATTCCATAGAGATCGATAAAAGTAAAAGAGGGAAAATTAGGGCCCATATAACATGAAGAAAGAAGTCCCCAAAGAGGAAGAAGTAATAGTGGAGTCAACAAGGCTCCATTCTTTTTCGTTTGGTTATGAAAAccaaagagaaagaagatgaagtgtATTTAAATCTGACTACCTTTGATTACTACTTATTCGTCCTTTACAAACTGTTTCCATCCGACAAAGAGATTTATTTCTGAAGCATTTCTAAAGTAATCTCTTTGTCACCCATTTAGGGTTTTTCGATAGGACCCAACGGTATAAACTACTTGATCATATCTCTTTCCGACTCTTCTTCCGGGACCACTGGTTTATTGTGGTACAGGAGCCATAGGATGCTtctttaattaaattttattcacTTATTCTTAAAAGCAAAGGTTGTGGGTAGTCTCTATTTGGAGACTAACTTGCCCATATGAACGACCACTCGTCCATATAAATGAGAATGATTATTATGGGCAAATATAAAAGAAGGACtagacgggggacagtcccctgtttaatagttttttttttggaactttaCGGGGACAGTCTCacataagaaataaaaagaaatcttggcgggggacagtcccccgtctaaaagaaaaagaatccaAACGGGGGACGGTCCCCTGTTTGTGTAGGAAGTCGATATCAGGAGCAATTCTCCTGGATGTTTACATtctttttcaacattttcatggttttttcatcttctccttcacTATAATCTTCAAAAACGATAAGCAATCTgatttcttgcaaaaataaatgtATCACATTGATTAACGAGTAGAGGTAAATcctattctaacaaaaaaaatcgtttattgatattaattccatcatcttatttaggTTTTGGTTAAAAGTTaccataatttgatttttttttctaaattcttGAAGGTGTTGAGCTAATTGGGATAATTGAGCGAATTAAAGGTATGATTCTTAGCTTAATCTTAATGTTGAGCGAATTAATTTTGTTTACCTCTTGTTtcattgttttaatttgattgatttgtaGCTTAATTTTGATAGATGGTTAATGACACTTGTTTTAGGGTTCATATAGTGAACAATGGATTATATTATTTTGTCTTCTAAAGGTGAAGAAAATCATATATGCAATACTCTTGACATTGTAGATGGTGAACCTTCAATTAGATTTAGAGGTGGGTGGAGCAATATGCATAATTTGTATGAAATTGTATGTAAAAATGAAAAATGTAAGTTGTTTGTAGACCAATGTGGATTGGGTCGAATACTTGAGATAAATGTTTCGAAAGATGATCAACAACTCACACACGCAATTGTTGAGTGGTTTTGGAAATCTATAAATACTTTTCATTTTCCTACATTTGAAATAGGACTCACACCCAATAACTTCTCTTGGTGGGTTTAGAAGTAGGAAAAGGAGTAAAGCTAGATTATGTAAATTGGTGTGATAAGGAAAATAGAGAAAATTGCTTGGAGTATGTTGAAAACCTTTTGCCCAATTTAGCTCAACTTATTTTCGATAAAGCCGAGAAAAAGAAAGCCGCGGAAAAGAAGAAAACACTAGAAAAGGGGAAAGGGAAAGCCAAAGCAACCGTGCAAgaaagtgatgatgaagaagatattcATGAGAATTTGGAGCCGAAtgatagtgaagaagaaattggtgagaATGGGAAAAACATAATTCGTGGTCTTGATGTATCCTCCTATTTGAGCAAGAGGAGTGGTGGTATCAAATGTGTAGATATGTGTGATTGGTTGAAGACAGTTAAAGGAAAGGGTGGAGTGGCTATGGAACCATATTGGGATGAAATTTTTCGGGTTTTTATTTTATGGATGATTGGTCAAGTGCTTATGCCAAATAGTGTATCCACCACAAAGGTAGGATGGTTATGTAACTTTGAGGAGTTGGATTTAGAAAACATAAATAGGTTTGATTGGCTTGTCTTTATAAATCTTTGGACGAGGCTAGTAGcaaattgaagactttcaatggGATGTGGATGATCTTAGAGGTATGTACATATGACTCATTTTATATCTTAAACCCAtttaatgttgatatttgtggaaAAATGTTATATATTAATTTCCCCcacttttttgtttgtttgtagtATTGGTTGTACTACtatttccatactttgtttcCCAAAATTGATGGGAATGCACCGGTTTGGGATGATTTGTGGCCAAAAATTAAGGTGTTTAACAAGGAGAATTTAGCGGAGGTTTAAAGGGATATGGGAAGACATTCAATTACTATTGCTCGTAAGAAAATGGAGAATAGGTCAATACAAGGAACAACATGGCATCCATGGCGAGGAAGTGAGCATACTAATAATAAAGTCCTAAGATATTCGCATAGGTTGTCAAAGAAACGGTGTGTTTTCTTGGATATTGAAGATGATCAAGGCAATAGGTACTTGGGTGAGAGATGTTTGTTTCAAGTAACCGGTGTATTAGGTATTCCGCCTCGCCCACCTCCTGAACATGAAATGGTACGAATGGATCAAAGAGCATGTGAGAAGTACAAAGGTTTGAGGACTTGTAGGGAACCTATAGCCTTTGCTCTAAGGAAAGTGAACAAGAAACTCTGAGATGTAGCGTCAGATATAATTAATTGATTTGGCTTCTATAGGTTCATAAAAAAATACAATTGCTGGATTTTATTCACCCCTAAAATGAATAGAGCAATCTAAATTCCGGTGTACGTTTTGGCATTTAAGCCCTGGGTTTGGAGTCCAGATTAATAATTATAATTAATTGATTTGGCTCAGACAGTATCAAACAGTGAATCCCTATAACTACAAGTTAACAACTAGATGTATATCTCATCTTCTCCCATGATATTAATCTTTTTCGATAGCGGGGTTTCAAACTACTGCCTAACTGGCTATCATCTGGTCGACTAGTATAACTTTCGGCCTTTCGGATACTTGATATCCCAATCTTGCTCGAAATGTTACAGGCGCACTATAACTCATTGTAGCCGTGTTCGTCTGTTTGATATCCCAGGTTCAGTGACGGATCCAGACTTTTTCTCAAGTGGGCCGAAGGTTGCACGATTTTTGGGCACTTGGTTTTTTTAGTATTAACTAAGTGAAAATCAAATTAGAATATATTTTAATTCAACTGTTAGATCGTTTCTTTGTTTTTAGTCAGACATTTGAtgtatttttattgattttacatAAATAAAAAATCGAAAAAAGAGGCTAGCCTCCAACTTTACTGATAATAAACCGATTTGAAATCAAATGAGTTACAGGACTGACCCACCAGTTTGCATCAGACTTTAAAATTACAACAAGATAACATACAATGACCAGACTCACCAGACCATATACAATTTCAGACCCATAAACAGAGATGCAAATCATAATTTGAAGAAGACatctaattgttagagcactgctcggtcgaactcgcaagcgttgctatatcaagcttgtttgtcaagtttagttatcaaaactataagtcttatttctagtctacttatagctaagtctcggattaggagagtaagtgtagttgagctttagacttcacgacgttcatcaaatgaagacgaagaactactcaaggtaacttgtggaacttcatcagcaaaaggtatgtggaaaaaTGAACCCATccatcactaaaaagtctatctactctatctcctatttgagacaaaaagtcatattgctatatagacttcaattatacacatttggtatttcgagccgagtttatctagcttatctatttctcgaaatatgtgttggtaagttttcgctttaaccaagttcatcttttattcttgatgaaagtcaaaagataatcatgtgaaaatcgccttgtaacatcttacatgatttgtgtgagacagtcatttgatgtagactcggaatgtttcgtattgatcattcgatcacttgaaaattgctttgaagctaatagtttgtgtgagacagctattgtcgtcttccaagaatgtttcaatgattgaaatgagggtttagaacccgtatgcatactggttggttgttggaagtccgggaactaagtatgcgtacccgtatgcgtactggaggaagttcaagttccgtgaatttctactggagtttgaaagtgtaaaatggtatgcgtacccgtacacgtactggcgtaaccaacctcagtccagctacttaggtatgcgtacctgtttgcatacttaagtagggtATGTTCTAAAaccggttttttcatgaactaatacatttaaataataaggaatgcaatcttttgcaaaccgtggctataatgttcatgaaattattcgagtgaatcaaaatcggtttttctccaactgtgtcttgtatacttctatgagaatataaacaattcaacaactctctaaatagtttcatttgagtcatttgaactagttatgataaagaggaataaggttgatatgaaagtgctcatatggttaagatttagttaactattgttgaaccaactaagtgtacacgtttaggtacggttacctttatctaaatgatgatacatttcatttgtgtataacaagctaagttcgatctaaccgttgaaagatattagcttgaatctaatcaggttttcatctaacggtgaatattgaatgctttgttaccaaggtaacattgattgcaaaccctgatttgaagactatataaaggagaactctagcaactgggaaacctaatccccacacctcatgtgtagttgcgactagagtcgattctcttttaaccttaggtttttcatgaaaccctgtaggttaacgacttgaagacttcattgggattgtgaagccagacccaactattttctctgtagttgcgcgttctgatcttgctgttttctatcgtgttgagtactatcttctttaatattttctcaagatttattctctgataggcaagattgaaaagtagtcacaaacatcttcgtctcatcgtttgtgattccacaatatcttgtttcgttaatcgattaagattattctgaggtgattgataatactagtctgttcttcgggaatataagtctggtttatcaattggttcctgttcaccttgattaatcaaaagacagaacaaaagtcataggtatatccgtgggagacagatttatctattcaatagacttttctgtgtgagacaaatttgtttatcaagtcttcgaatttcggtcgtagcaactcttagttgtgggtgagatcatctaagggaatcaagtgcgcggaatCCGGTgtaattcaagaggcgtaaggaacgcaactgtacctttattagtgtgagattggttagggctcaactacattccagaccgaagttagcttggtagtaggctagtgtctataacggcttaatgcattgtggtgttaaaatctggactaggtcccggggtatttctgcatttgcggtttcctcgttaacaaaatttctggtgtttgtgttatttcttttccgcattatattcgtttatgtaactgaaatatcacaggttgtgcgtaagttcaatcaaatgtaaatccaacctttggttgttgattaaattgattgacacttggatattggtttttgatactatccaagttgtttcttatattaatcaggctcacggatttctaaatgtttgatttgttgattatattaagaaatagagatataactctttgatatatttcttgattgatcttggtgctctcggaattatattggagttagtccatacagattgctaagcgaaatttgTGTAAAGTGCAAAACCAGGAACCAagttatgcgtacccgtacgcgtactggttggttgttg includes the following:
- the LOC113285667 gene encoding osteocalcin 2-like, with amino-acid sequence MEEQKKSPVLVHLEQKNPALHHQEQKTPTIDHQEQKNPTLPVNVDDTFSFSSENESFQHQQDEQESDFEFGSITPDSPTSDSCKNSPADLLFFNGQLLPHVFPSFSSTDSSTRTSRTGSIRSKDSFTWASRSNSNNSRSSFSSSSSTTQTSSPISHALSPNPTLKYSLCSGDHIDLVSAKSKPIVGASKNSTTKKPVRVQPSTMPKSKWQFIKPAPILTATTDMCRNKKIEIVAVHQKPKTKKQIKTKKKKSRSARSWFGWRIFRSILWACRACHALEP